The Microcaecilia unicolor chromosome 13, aMicUni1.1, whole genome shotgun sequence genome has a window encoding:
- the SZRD1 gene encoding SUZ domain-containing protein 1, whose product MEDEEVADCWEEAADSGEIDRRLEKKLKVSQKERKSKSPPKIPIVIQDESLPAGPPPQIRILKRPTSNGVASITNASRPTVPVKSLAQREAEYAEARKRILGSASAEEEQEKPIIDRPTRISQPEDSKLPNNVIRQPLGPDGSQGFKQRR is encoded by the exons ATGGAAGATGAGGAGGTCGCGGATTGCTGGGAGGAAGCGGCCGACAGTGGG gaaatagacagaagattggaaaagAAATTGAAAGTCTCCCAAAAGGAAAG AAAATCAAAATCTCCTCCAAAAATCCCAATTGTGATTCAAGACGAGTCGCTTCCTGCAGGGCCACCTCCGCAGATCAGAATCCTAAAGAGACCCACGAGCAACGGTGTGGCTAGTATCACCAACGCCAGCAGGCCTACAGTTCCTGTCAAATCTTTAGCACAGAGAGAAGCGGAGTACGCAGAAGCACGGAAGAGAATCCTGGGCAGCGCTAGTGCAGAGGAGGAACAGGAGAAGCCAATTATAGACAG GCCAACAAGGATTTCTCAGCCAGAAGACAGCAAGCTGCCCAACAATGTGATAAGGCAGCCTCTGGGTCCGGATGGTTCACAAGGCTTCAAGCAACGCAGATAG